The Brassica napus cultivar Da-Ae chromosome C7, Da-Ae, whole genome shotgun sequence genome has a segment encoding these proteins:
- the LOC106357521 gene encoding ATPase 2, plasma membrane-type-like isoform X2 produces MSSLENIKNETVDLEKCPIEEVFQQLKCTKEGLTTQEGEARVQIFGYNKLEEKKESKILKFLGFMWNPLSWVMEAAAIMAIALANGDGRPPDWQDFVGIICLLVINSTISFIEENNAGNAAAALMAGLAPKTKVLRDGKWSEQEAAILVPGDIVSIKLGDIIPADARLLEGDPLKVDQSALTGESLPVTKHPGQGVFSGSTCKQGEIEAVVIATGVHTFFGKAAHLVDSTNQVGHFQKVLTAIGNFCICSIAIGMVIEILVMYPIQRRKYRDGIDNLLVLLIGGIPIAMPTVLSVTMAIGSHKLAQQGAITKRMTAIEEMAGMDVLCSDKTGTLTLNKLSVDKNLVEVFCKGVEKDQVLLFAAMASRIENQDAIDAAMVGMLADPKEARAGIREVHFLPFNPTDKRTALTYIDSSGNWHRVSKGAPEQILELCKASNDLSKRVLDIIEKYAERGLRSLAVSRQTVPEKTKESPGGRWEFVGLLPLFDPPRHDSAETIRRALHLGVNVKMITGDQLAIGKETGRRLGMGTNMYPSSALLGNHKDPALANIPVEDLIEQADGFAGVFPEHKYEIVKKLQERKHIVGMTGDGVNDAPALKKADIGIAVDDATDAARGASDIVLTEPGLSVIISAVLTSRAIFQRMKNYTIYAVSITIRIVLGFMLIALIWKFDFSAFMVLIIAILNDGTIMTISKDRVTPSPTPDSWKLREIFATGVVLGSYLAVMTVVFFWLANETDFFSNVFGVRSIKGNEHELMSALYLQVSIISQALIFVTRSRSWSFVERPGALLMIAFLIAQLVATLIAVYANWEFAEVRGIGWGWAGVIWLYSIITYFPLDILKFAIRYILSGKAWLNMTENRTALTTKKDFGKEEREAQWAVAQRTLHGLQPKEPVHIIPEQGTYRELSEIAEQAKRRAEIARLRELHTLKGHVESVAKLKGLDIETPGHYTV; encoded by the exons ATGTCGAGTCTTGAGAATATAAAGAACGAGACTGTTGATCTG GAGAAATGTCCAATAGAGGAAGTTTTCCAGCAGCTTAAATGTACTAAGGAAGGTTTGACGACTCAGGAAGGGGAAGCCAGGGTTCAGATCTTTGGCTACAACAAGCTCGAAGAGAAAAAG GAAAGCAAGATTCTCAAGTTTTTGGGGTTTATGTGGAATCCTCTTTCATGGGTCATGGAAGCTGCTGCCATCATGGCTATTGCTTTGGCCAACGGTGACGGTAGGCCTCCGGATTGGCAAGACTTTGTCGGTATCATCTGTCTTCTTGTCATCAACTCTACCATCAGTTTCATCGAAGAGAACAACGCCGGTAATGCCGCTGCTGCTCTCATGGCCGGTCTTGCTCCTAAAACCAAG GTTCTTAGGGATGGGAAATGGAGTGAACAAGAAGCTGCTATTCTTGTCCCAGGAGATATCGTTAGCATTAAACTTGGAGACATCATCCCTGCCGATGCTCGTCTTCTCGAAGGTGATCCTTTAAAGGTGGACCAGTCTGCTCTTACCGGAGAGTCCCTCCCAGTGACCAAGCaccctggtcaaggagttttcTCTGGCTCAACCTGTAAACAAGGAGAGATCGAAGCCGTCGTAATCGCCACAGGTGTCCACACCTTCTTTGGTAAAGCTGCTCATCTTGTGGACAGCACAAACCAAGTTGGACATTTCCAGAAGGTTCTTACAGCCATTGGGAACTTCTGTATCTGTTCCATTGCCATCGGTATGGTGATTGAGATTCTCGTCATGTACCCTATCCAGCGCCGAAAGTACAGAGACGGTATTGATAACCTCTTGGTCCTATTGATCGGTGGTATCCCTATTGCTATGCCCACGGTCTTGTCTGTCACCATGGCTATTGGCTCTCACAAGCTTGCTCAGCAAGGTGCCATCACCAAACGTATGACGGCCATTGAAGAAATGGCTGGAATGGATGTGCTGTGCAGTGACAAAACCGGGACGCTGACTCTCAACAAACTGAGTGTGGATAAAAACTTGGTGGAGGTTTTCTGCAAGGGTGTGGAGAAAGACCAAGTTCTTTTGTTTGCGGCTATGGCTTCAAGAATTGAGAACCAGGACGCCATCGATGCAGCCATGGTTGGGATGCTTGCTGATCCAAAGGAGGCCAGAGCTGGAATTAGGGAGGTTCACTTCCTTCCATTCAATCCTACTGATAAGAGAACTGCTTTAACTTACATCGACTCTAGTGGTAACTGGCACAGAGTCAGTAAAGGTGCTCCCGAGCAGATCCTCGAGCTTTGCAAAGCCAGCAATGACCTTAGCAAGAGGGTGCTCGATATTATCGAAAAGTATGCCGAGCGTGGTCTCAGGTCCTTGGCTGTTTCTCGCCAG ACGGTGCCAGAGAAAACAAAGGAAAGCCCAGGTGGACGGTGGGAGTTTGTTGGCTTGTTGCCACTTTTTGATCCCCCAAGGCATGACAGTGCCGAAACCATTCGAAGGGCTTTGCATCTTGGTGTTAACGTCAAGATGATCACTG GTGACCAACTTGCTATTGGAAAGGAAACTGGTCGCAGACTTGGAATGGGAACAAACATGTACCCGTCCTCGGCTCTTCTAGGCAATCACAAGGACCCAGCACTTGCCAACATTCCTGTTGAGGACTTGATCGAACAGGCTGATGGTTTTGCTGGAGTCTTCCCAG AGCACAAATACGAAATCGTGAAGAAGCTGCAAGAGAGGAAGCATATTGTTGGAATGACTGGTGATGGTGTCAACGATGCTCCTGCTTTGAAGAAAGCTGATATTGGTATCGCTGTGGATGATGCTACGGACGCTGCTCGGGGTGCTTCAGATATCGTTCTCACTGAGCCTGGACTCAGCGTTATCATCAGTGCTGTCCTCACCAGCAGAGCTATTTTCCAGAGAATGAAGAACTATACTATATATGCGGTCTCAATCACAATCCGTATCGTGCTTGGTTTCATGCTTATTGCTTTGATATGGAAGTTTGACTTCTCAGCATTTATGGTTCTGATCATTGCCATTCTTAACGATG GTACCATCATGACCATTTCAAAGGACAGAGTCACGCCATCTCCCACACCTGACAGCTGGAAACTTAGAGAAATTTTTGCTACTGGGGTTGTGCTTGGAAGCTACCTAGCCGTCATGACTGTTGTTTTCTTCTGGTTGGCAAACGAGACAGACTTTTTCTCg AACGTGTTTGGTGTGAGGTCCATCAAGGGTAATGAACACGAGTTAATGAGTGCATTGTATTTACAAGTTAGTATCATTAGTCAAGCTCTAATCTTTGTCACAAGATCAAGGAGTTGGTCCTTTGTTGAACGTCCTGGAGCATTGCTGATGATTGCTTTCCTCATTGCACAACTT GTTGCCACTTTGATTGCGGTCTACGCCAACTGGGAGTTCGCAGAGGTTAGAGGTATTGGATGGGGATGGGCTGGAGTGATATGGCTATACAGTATTATAACATACTTCCCACTGGACATTCTCAAGTTTGCCATTCGCTACATCTTGAGTGGAAAGGCTTGGCTCAACATGACTGAGAACAGGACGGCTTTAACGACCAAGAAAGATTTCGGAAAAGAAGAGAGGGAGGCTCAATGGGCTGTTGCTCAGAGGACACTTCACGGTTTGCAGCCAAAAGAACCTGTTCACATCATTCCTGAGCAAGGAACTTACAGAGAATTGTCTGAGATTGCTGAGCAAGCCAAGAGAAGAGCTGAGATCGCTAG GCTTAGGGAGCTGCACACACTCAAGGGACATGTGGAATCAGTAGCGAAGCTAAAGGGCTTGGACATTGAAACTCCAGGCCACTACACTGTCTAG
- the LOC125590680 gene encoding uncharacterized protein LOC125590680, which yields MAVKTDISKAYDRLEWSFIKRVLEMMGFCEVWISWVMQCITTVSYSFLVDNTAVGTVTPQREICQGDPLSPYIFILCGEVLYGLCKKAQQKGTLAGIRVSNHSPRINHLLFADDTMFFTKTNPLCCATLLQILQDYEYALGQKINSAKSSISFSSKTPQEVRSMIKLQLGIDKEGGVGKYLDLPEHFGRKKKNLFFSIVDRMKQKAVSWSSCYLSTAGKMTMLRSVLSPIPTFAMSCFELPKSLCKKIQSVLTRFWWDDNKGNKKICWISWDKLTKPKNLGGLGFRDVELFYIALLGKIAWRILTKPHCLLSRILLGKYCHSKSFLSVPSQGGSSHGWKGIIAGRDLLISHLGKSIGDGESTKVWKDSWIDNGSNTRPFGPSTLQDQDLLVADLLSRETQEWNVAKINRTLPELAERILQKRPSRLGTHDTYIWNLKSSGEYTTKTGYMALTQNIAEVSSPAITNSIDWRKNRLLFEKRISTPEEALIKAIKAAREWEAAQLAPQKALKLNLRSTPEKELPPNTITCNTDTAWIASSTKAGFGWIFFDSSDMEINRGSSNQLHVSSACMAEALAVREALLHASSLGFTKIWLRSDSQVLMRAINQKRGPTELFGVLSDIVYLSSSFQFCCFSFFPRDFNGLVDSIAKTQLYA from the exons ATGGCAGTAAAGACCGACATCAGCAAAGCGTACGATCGCCTCGAGTGGTCTTTCATCAAGCGGGTACTGGAAATGATGGGTTTCTGCGAGGTCTGGATCAGTTGGGTTATGCAATGTATCACAACGGTATCTTACTCCTTTCTCGTAGACAACACAGCAGTTGGGACCGTCACCCCACAGCGAGAAATATGCCAAGGGGACCCGCTTTCCCCATATATCTTCATCCTATGTGGGGAAGTGCTGTATGGCCTCTGCAAAAAAGCACAACAGAAAGGCACGCTAGCAGGAATCAGAGTCTCAAACCACAGCCCAAGGATTAATCATCTACTGTTTGCAGATGATACAATGTTTTTCACTAAAACTAATCCTCTATGCTGTGCTACTCTACTTCAAATTCTACAAGATTATGAGTATGCCTTAGGACAGAAGATCAATTCTGCTAAATCGTCAATCTCTTTCTCATCAAAAACTCCCCAGGAGGTGCGCTCAATGATTAAACTGCAACTAGGAATAGACAAAGAGGGAGGAGTGGGGAAGTACTTGGACTTACCAGAACATTTtggaaggaaaaaaaagaacttgttcttctccatAGTGGATCGTATGAAGCAAAAAGCAGTATCATGGTCTTCATGCTACCTCTCCACAGCCGGCAAAATGACAATGCTCCGGTCGGTCCTTTCTCCTATTCCAACCTTTGCTATGTCTTGCTTTGAACTCCCTAAAAGCCTATGCAAGAAGATTCAGTCAGTTCTCACACGGTTTTGGTGGGATGAcaacaaaggaaacaaaaaaatttgttggATCTCTTGGGATAAGCTAACGAAACCTAAGAATTTGGGTGGATTAGGCTTCAGAGACGTGGAGCTATTTTACATCGCTCTACTAGGGAAGATAGCTTGGCGGATTCTTACTAAACCACACTGTCTACTCTCTCGTATTCTCCTAGGGAAATACTGTCACAGTAAATCTTTCCTATCAGTTCCATCTCAAGGGGGTTCCTCCCATGGCTGGAAGGGAATCATAGCGGGGAGAGACCTTCTAATCAGCCACCTAGGGAAATCTATTGGGGACGGGGAGAGTACTAAGGTTTGGAAGGACTCTTGGATTGATAATGGCAGCAACACCCGTCCATTTGGACCATCTACACTACAAGACCAAGATCTCTTAGTGGCTGACCTCCTATCTAGAGAGACACAGGAATGGAATGTCGCGAAGATAAATAGAACCTTACCGGAACTCGCAGAGCGCATCCTCCAAAAAAGGCCGAGCCGTCTGGGGACACACGACACCTACATATGGAACCTCAAATCGTCGGGGGAGTACACGACGAAAACAGGGTACATGGCACTGACACAAAACATCGCTGAAGTCTCGTCTCCTGCAATAACAAACAGTATCGACTGGAGAAA GAACCGGCTACTCTTCGAGAAAAGGATTTCGACGCCGGAGGAAGCGCTAATCAAAGCCATCAAAGCAGCACGAGAATGGGAAGCAGCACAACTCGCTCCCCAAAAGGCCCTGAAGCTGAATCTTAGATCAACGCCGGAGAAAGAGCTACCACCAAACACAATCACATGTAATACCGACACGGCCTGGATCGCATCATCAACTAAGGCGGGCTTTGGCTGGATTTTCTTCGACTCGTCTGATATGGAGATCAACAGAGGCTCATCTAACCAACTTCACGTCTCGTCTGCATGTATGGCCGAGGCTTTAGCTGTTAGAGAAGCCCTTCTCCACGCATCCTCCCTCGGTTTCACCAAAATCTGGCTTAGATCAGATTCACAAGTGCTCATGAGAGCAATCAACCAGAAACGGGGACCTACAGAGCTCTTTGGAGTACTGTCGGATATCGTTTATCTATCTTCATCTTTTCAATTCTGTTGTTTCTCGTTTTTTCCTAGAGACTTTAATGGGTTAGTTGACTCAATTGCTAAAACCCAGCTTTATGCTTGA
- the LOC106357521 gene encoding ATPase 2, plasma membrane-type-like isoform X1 yields MSSLENIKNETVDLEKCPIEEVFQQLKCTKEGLTTQEGEARVQIFGYNKLEEKKESKILKFLGFMWNPLSWVMEAAAIMAIALANGDGRPPDWQDFVGIICLLVINSTISFIEENNAGNAAAALMAGLAPKTKVLRDGKWSEQEAAILVPGDIVSIKLGDIIPADARLLEGDPLKVDQSALTGESLPVTKHPGQGVFSGSTCKQGEIEAVVIATGVHTFFGKAAHLVDSTNQVGHFQKVLTAIGNFCICSIAIGMVIEILVMYPIQRRKYRDGIDNLLVLLIGGIPIAMPTVLSVTMAIGSHKLAQQGAITKRMTAIEEMAGMDVLCSDKTGTLTLNKLSVDKNLVEVFCKGVEKDQVLLFAAMASRIENQDAIDAAMVGMLADPKEARAGIREVHFLPFNPTDKRTALTYIDSSGNWHRVSKGAPEQILELCKASNDLSKRVLDIIEKYAERGLRSLAVSRQTVPEKTKESPGGRWEFVGLLPLFDPPRHDSAETIRRALHLGVNVKMITGDQLAIGKETGRRLGMGTNMYPSSALLGNHKDPALANIPVEDLIEQADGFAGVFPGYYLLLLFLFLIMSMLRDLSLDLSFFVLDTIEHKYEIVKKLQERKHIVGMTGDGVNDAPALKKADIGIAVDDATDAARGASDIVLTEPGLSVIISAVLTSRAIFQRMKNYTIYAVSITIRIVLGFMLIALIWKFDFSAFMVLIIAILNDGTIMTISKDRVTPSPTPDSWKLREIFATGVVLGSYLAVMTVVFFWLANETDFFSNVFGVRSIKGNEHELMSALYLQVSIISQALIFVTRSRSWSFVERPGALLMIAFLIAQLVATLIAVYANWEFAEVRGIGWGWAGVIWLYSIITYFPLDILKFAIRYILSGKAWLNMTENRTALTTKKDFGKEEREAQWAVAQRTLHGLQPKEPVHIIPEQGTYRELSEIAEQAKRRAEIARLRELHTLKGHVESVAKLKGLDIETPGHYTV; encoded by the exons ATGTCGAGTCTTGAGAATATAAAGAACGAGACTGTTGATCTG GAGAAATGTCCAATAGAGGAAGTTTTCCAGCAGCTTAAATGTACTAAGGAAGGTTTGACGACTCAGGAAGGGGAAGCCAGGGTTCAGATCTTTGGCTACAACAAGCTCGAAGAGAAAAAG GAAAGCAAGATTCTCAAGTTTTTGGGGTTTATGTGGAATCCTCTTTCATGGGTCATGGAAGCTGCTGCCATCATGGCTATTGCTTTGGCCAACGGTGACGGTAGGCCTCCGGATTGGCAAGACTTTGTCGGTATCATCTGTCTTCTTGTCATCAACTCTACCATCAGTTTCATCGAAGAGAACAACGCCGGTAATGCCGCTGCTGCTCTCATGGCCGGTCTTGCTCCTAAAACCAAG GTTCTTAGGGATGGGAAATGGAGTGAACAAGAAGCTGCTATTCTTGTCCCAGGAGATATCGTTAGCATTAAACTTGGAGACATCATCCCTGCCGATGCTCGTCTTCTCGAAGGTGATCCTTTAAAGGTGGACCAGTCTGCTCTTACCGGAGAGTCCCTCCCAGTGACCAAGCaccctggtcaaggagttttcTCTGGCTCAACCTGTAAACAAGGAGAGATCGAAGCCGTCGTAATCGCCACAGGTGTCCACACCTTCTTTGGTAAAGCTGCTCATCTTGTGGACAGCACAAACCAAGTTGGACATTTCCAGAAGGTTCTTACAGCCATTGGGAACTTCTGTATCTGTTCCATTGCCATCGGTATGGTGATTGAGATTCTCGTCATGTACCCTATCCAGCGCCGAAAGTACAGAGACGGTATTGATAACCTCTTGGTCCTATTGATCGGTGGTATCCCTATTGCTATGCCCACGGTCTTGTCTGTCACCATGGCTATTGGCTCTCACAAGCTTGCTCAGCAAGGTGCCATCACCAAACGTATGACGGCCATTGAAGAAATGGCTGGAATGGATGTGCTGTGCAGTGACAAAACCGGGACGCTGACTCTCAACAAACTGAGTGTGGATAAAAACTTGGTGGAGGTTTTCTGCAAGGGTGTGGAGAAAGACCAAGTTCTTTTGTTTGCGGCTATGGCTTCAAGAATTGAGAACCAGGACGCCATCGATGCAGCCATGGTTGGGATGCTTGCTGATCCAAAGGAGGCCAGAGCTGGAATTAGGGAGGTTCACTTCCTTCCATTCAATCCTACTGATAAGAGAACTGCTTTAACTTACATCGACTCTAGTGGTAACTGGCACAGAGTCAGTAAAGGTGCTCCCGAGCAGATCCTCGAGCTTTGCAAAGCCAGCAATGACCTTAGCAAGAGGGTGCTCGATATTATCGAAAAGTATGCCGAGCGTGGTCTCAGGTCCTTGGCTGTTTCTCGCCAG ACGGTGCCAGAGAAAACAAAGGAAAGCCCAGGTGGACGGTGGGAGTTTGTTGGCTTGTTGCCACTTTTTGATCCCCCAAGGCATGACAGTGCCGAAACCATTCGAAGGGCTTTGCATCTTGGTGTTAACGTCAAGATGATCACTG GTGACCAACTTGCTATTGGAAAGGAAACTGGTCGCAGACTTGGAATGGGAACAAACATGTACCCGTCCTCGGCTCTTCTAGGCAATCACAAGGACCCAGCACTTGCCAACATTCCTGTTGAGGACTTGATCGAACAGGCTGATGGTTTTGCTGGAGTCTTCCCAGgttattatcttcttcttctttttctctttttaattatgtcAATGCTTAGGGATCTAAGCTTAGATCTAAGCTTCTTTGTTTTGGACACTATAGAGCACAAATACGAAATCGTGAAGAAGCTGCAAGAGAGGAAGCATATTGTTGGAATGACTGGTGATGGTGTCAACGATGCTCCTGCTTTGAAGAAAGCTGATATTGGTATCGCTGTGGATGATGCTACGGACGCTGCTCGGGGTGCTTCAGATATCGTTCTCACTGAGCCTGGACTCAGCGTTATCATCAGTGCTGTCCTCACCAGCAGAGCTATTTTCCAGAGAATGAAGAACTATACTATATATGCGGTCTCAATCACAATCCGTATCGTGCTTGGTTTCATGCTTATTGCTTTGATATGGAAGTTTGACTTCTCAGCATTTATGGTTCTGATCATTGCCATTCTTAACGATG GTACCATCATGACCATTTCAAAGGACAGAGTCACGCCATCTCCCACACCTGACAGCTGGAAACTTAGAGAAATTTTTGCTACTGGGGTTGTGCTTGGAAGCTACCTAGCCGTCATGACTGTTGTTTTCTTCTGGTTGGCAAACGAGACAGACTTTTTCTCg AACGTGTTTGGTGTGAGGTCCATCAAGGGTAATGAACACGAGTTAATGAGTGCATTGTATTTACAAGTTAGTATCATTAGTCAAGCTCTAATCTTTGTCACAAGATCAAGGAGTTGGTCCTTTGTTGAACGTCCTGGAGCATTGCTGATGATTGCTTTCCTCATTGCACAACTT GTTGCCACTTTGATTGCGGTCTACGCCAACTGGGAGTTCGCAGAGGTTAGAGGTATTGGATGGGGATGGGCTGGAGTGATATGGCTATACAGTATTATAACATACTTCCCACTGGACATTCTCAAGTTTGCCATTCGCTACATCTTGAGTGGAAAGGCTTGGCTCAACATGACTGAGAACAGGACGGCTTTAACGACCAAGAAAGATTTCGGAAAAGAAGAGAGGGAGGCTCAATGGGCTGTTGCTCAGAGGACACTTCACGGTTTGCAGCCAAAAGAACCTGTTCACATCATTCCTGAGCAAGGAACTTACAGAGAATTGTCTGAGATTGCTGAGCAAGCCAAGAGAAGAGCTGAGATCGCTAG GCTTAGGGAGCTGCACACACTCAAGGGACATGTGGAATCAGTAGCGAAGCTAAAGGGCTTGGACATTGAAACTCCAGGCCACTACACTGTCTAG
- the LOC106411065 gene encoding VIN3-like protein 2, protein MDSSGYGAGGDSSKSSGMSVEEKIHLVYELSTQPHLATEVLQAWSRKDILQILCAEMGKERKYTGLTKVKLIETLLKTISKKNSGDHDGNKRGSSDSLPLHRNSKRPRKVDNPTRYVVPTINNNASWSCNNLACRAVMRQEDSFCRRCSCCICLKYDDNKDPSLWLTCSSDPPFEGESCGFSCHLECAFKSDKSGLAKDKEGEESCCCFYCVSCGKPNSLLECWKKQLTIAKETRRVDVLCYRLLLVQKLIKGSTKFSNVCEVVDEAVKSLEADVGPLSGLPMKMGRGIVNRLGSGPDVQKLCSSALDSLQPLETKPSYGLSNEVSVDTPTKIRFEDVNATSLTVILASNDLTSPANIVHYSIWHRKVTEKEYQEKSTCTLFTPNARFVVSGLAPASEYCFKVVSFSGTREVGVDEINVLTRSSPEEVVERSESPLTNCSTLSSNPSSVEAESNNVYIAPQNHNKQDSNVVVETEKNVEGSVLLDEEQQEAAVPVTTTTLVSNRNSSDASLPITPFRSDQTKNRQARNGKSVKENGDHHSANGGSESGFKHCVSVIRQLESLGHIEKEFRQKFLTWYGLRATPQEIRVVKIFIDTFADDPVDLAEQLVHTFNDRVLAKRCSAVGDGASAVVKSGFCMKLWH, encoded by the exons ATGGATTCTTCTGGTTATG GAGCTGGAGGTGACTCATCTAAATCCAGTGGAATGAGTGTTGAAGAGAAGATACATCTTGTCTACGAACTATCAACGCAACCACATCTAGCCACCGAAGTGTTGCAAGCATGGAGCCGCAAAGACATTCTACAGATCCTCTGCGCAGAAATGGGCAAAGAAAGAAAGTACACCGGCTTGACCAAAGTCAAGCTCATAGAGACTCTTCTAAAAACCATATCCAAGAAAAACTCCGGAGACCATGATGGGAACAAGAGAGGCTCTTCTGATTCTTTGCCTCTTCATAGAAACTCAAAGAGGCCGAGGAAGGTTGATAACCCAACTCGTTATGTTGTTCCAACCATCAACAACAACGCCTCATGGAGCTGCAACAATTTGGCTTGCAGGGCTGTAATGAGACAGGAAGACTCCTTTTGCAGAAGGTGTTCTTGTTGCATCTGTCTTAAGTATGATGATAATAAAGATCCTAGTCTCTGGTTAACTTGCAGCTCTGATCCTCCGTTTGAAGGTGAATCTTGCGGATTCTCTTGTCATCTTGAATGTGCTTTCAAGAGTGATAAGTCCGGTCTTGCTAAAGACAAGGAAGGTGAAGAGAGTTGCTGCTGCTTCTACTGCGTCTCTTGTGGTAAACCAAACAGCTTGCTTGAGTGTTGGAAGAAGCAACTGACCATTGCTAAAGAAACCAGAAGAGTAGACGTTCTTTGCTACCGTCTTTTACTAGTCCAGAAGCTTATAAAGGGATCCACTAAGTTCTCAAACGTCTGTGAGGTGGTGGATGAAGCTGTGAAGAGTCTTGAAGCTGACGTGGGTCCTCTCTCTGGTCTCCCTATGAAAATGGGTAGAGGGATTGTCAACAGACTAGGATCTGGACCTGATGTGCAGAAGCTTTGCTCTTCTGCTCTTGATTCTCTTCAACCACTTGAAACTAAACCTTCTTATGGTTTGAGCAATGAGGTGTCTGTAGATACACCAACCAAGATCAGATTCGAGGACGTTAATGCCACTTCACTCACTGTGATTCTAGCCTCTAATGATCTCACCTCACCTGCAAACATTGTTCATTACAGTATCTGGCATCGTAAGGTCACTGAGAAAGAGTATCAGGAGAAGTCTACTTGCACGTTGTTCACTCCAAACGCTAGATTCGTTGTCTCTGGCCTAGCTCCAGCGTCTGAGTATTGCTTCAAAGTTGTGTCATTCAGCGGAACTAGAGAAGTGGGAGTGGATGAGATCAATGTCTTGACTCGTAGTAGTCCTGAAGAAGTAGTTGAAAGAAGCGAAAGCCCTCTAACAAACTGCAGCACGTTGTCTTCTAACCCTTCCTCCGTTGAAGCTGAGTCCAACAACGTTTACATTGCTCCTCAGAATCACAACAAACAAGATTCTAACGTTGTTGTGGAGACTGAGAAGAACGTTGAAGGGAGTGTGTTGTTGGATGAGGAACAACAAGAAGCTGCTGTTCCGGTTACTACGACAACTCTTGTCAGTAACAGAAACAGTTCAGATGCTAGTTTGCCTATCACTCCCTTCAGGTCAGACCAAACCAAGAACCGTCAAGCTAGAAACGGGAAGTCAGTTAAAGAAAACGGTGATCATCACTCAGCAAACGGAGGATCAGAGAGTGGTTTTAAGCATTGTGTGAGTGTTATAAGACAGCTTGAGTCTTTAGGACACATTGAGAAAGAGTTCAGACAGAAGTTTCTGACTTGGTATGGTTTAAGAGCGACGCCACAAGAGATCAGAGTTGTGAAGATATTCATTGATACTTTTGCTGATGATCCTGTGGATTTAGCTGAGCAGCTTGTTCATACTTTCAACGACCGCGTTTTGGCTAAGCGTTGTTCTGCGGTTGGGGATGGTGCGTCTGCGGTTGTCAAGTCTGGATTCTGCATGAAGTTGTGGCACTAG